Below is a window of Nitrospinota bacterium DNA.
TCCTTCAGATTTGGTACAGATTGCTGAAAAAAATAATGTGTCGATCTTGTCTCTCACCGATCATGATACTTTTGATGGTATTCCAGAATTTATTCAATCTGCAGATTCTACGGGTATCACGGCGTTTCCCGGAATTGAAATCACTGTAAAATTCCACGATTTTAATA
It encodes the following:
- a CDS encoding PHP domain-containing protein, with product MRKSEIHMHSIFSDGEFSPSDLVQIAEKNNVSILSLTDHDTFDGIPEFIQSADSTGITAFPGIEITVKFHDFN